A single genomic interval of Zingiber officinale cultivar Zhangliang chromosome 4A, Zo_v1.1, whole genome shotgun sequence harbors:
- the LOC121972848 gene encoding probable protein S-acyltransferase 22, translated as MVFALLLLILQWAVGMLVLILCFVERRRFSAEIVSKLGSSFSLAPFIIVVAVCTLLAMVATLPVAQLFFFHILLIKKGISTYDYIIALREQDQEQEQLAVGGQQSPQMSQVSSFTGLSSTSSFNQFHRGAWCTPPRLFLEDQPAELLRQGGEEEEKRP; from the exons aTGGTGTTTGCTCTTCTCTTG CTTATTCTGCAGTGGGCTGTTGGGATGCTTGTGCTGATACTGTGTTTTGTTGAGAGAAGGAGATTTTCTGCTGAAATTGTTTCAAAGCTGGGTAGTAGCTTTTCCTTGGCACCCTTTATCATTGTGGTG GCTGTGTGCACTTTATTAGCCATGGTTGCTACTCTTCCAGTTGCACAACTTTTCTTCTTccatattcttttaataaaaaag GGAATCAGCACCTATGATTACATTATTGCTTTGAGGGAGCAAGATCAGGAGCAGGAGCAACTTGCTGTTGGTGGGCAGCAAAGTCCGCAAATGTCCCAAGTGAGCTCTTTTACTGGACTAAGCAGCACCAGTTCTTTCAATCAATTCCATCGCGGTGCATGGTGTACTCCGCCAAGATTATTCCTTGAGGATCAg CCAGCGGAACTTCTCCGTCAGGGCGGCGAAGAGGAGGAGAAACGCCCGTAA
- the LOC121971477 gene encoding ribokinase-like isoform X2 produces the protein MAQMSSSSRIPSPPDNGVVLGCGAVSVDFLATVAAFPKPDDKIRSVNLKVEGGGNTGNALTCAARLGLKPRVISKVADDPQGRSMLEELEADGVDTSFMVVGKEGNSPFTYVIVDNQTKTRTCIHTPGNPPLVPEELTHANLSSALDGANLVYFDGRLWETALVVAQEASRRKISMLIDAERPREGLNDLLNLATYVVCSEKFPQTWTNAPSTASALISMLLRLPNLKFVIVTLGEKGCIMLERSTNEASGQEEVVVESLLESLKTSMDASSLLPICISSKSSLRISANGIGAVSGRLLLGKAEVIPPSELVDTTGAGDAFIGAVLYAICAGMSPEKMIPFASQVAAAGCRALGARSGLPKRTNPRLAPFWL, from the exons AT GGCGCAGATGTCTTCTTCCTCGCGGATCCCTTCGCCTCCTGACAATGGAGTCGTG TTGGGTTGTGGCGCCGTGTCGGTGGATTTCCTGGCGACGGTGGCTGCCTTCCCCAAGCCTGATGACAAGATCCGCAGCGTCAACCTCAAG GTAGAAGGAGGTGGAAATACTGGGAATGCCTTGACCTGTGCTGCACGTTTGGGTTTAAAACCCAGGGTAATTTCAAAG GTAGCTGATGACCCTCAAGGGAGGAGTATGCTTGAGGAGCTTGAAGCAGATGGAGTAGATACTTCCTTTATGGTG GTTGGAAAGGAAGGAAATTCTCCGTTCACCTATGTAATAGTTGACAACCAAAC GAAAACTCGTACGTGTATTCATACTCCTGGAAATCCTCCATTGGTTCCAGAAGAGCTTACGCATGCTAATTTATCATCTGCATTGGATGGTGCAAACCTTGTGTACTTTGATGGGAGGTTATGGGAAACTGCTTTAGTTGTTGCCCAAGAG GCAAGTAGAAGGAAAATTTCAATGTTAATTGACGCAGAAAGACCAAGGGAGGGATTAAATGATCTACTTAATTTGGCAACTTATGTTGTTTGCTCTGAAAAGTTTCCACAG ACGTGGACAAATGCCCCATCTACTGCAAGTGCATTGATATCCATGCTTCTAAGATTGCCTAATCTGAAATTTGTGATTGTGACCCTTGGAGAGAAGGGTTGTATAATGCTTGAAAGAAGTACAAATG AAGCTTCTGGGCAAGAGGAAGTAGTAGTTGAAAGTTTACTGGAATCACTAAAGACCAGCATGGATGCAAGTTCTCTTCTCCCAATATGCATATCATCAAAG TCTAGCTTGAGAATTAGTGCCAATGGAATTGGTGCAGTAAGTGGGAGGTTGCTTCTAGGAAAAGCAGAAGTCATCCCTCCATCAGAGCTGGTCGACACCACTGGTGCTGGGGATGCATTTATCGGAGCAGTTCTTTATG cCATATGTGCCGGCATGTCGCCCGAGAAGATGATTCCTTTCGCCTCACAAGTG GCTGCTGCTGGGTGCCGAGCTTTAGGCGCTAGAAGTGGCTTGCCTAAGCGCACAAATCCTAGATTAGCTCC
- the LOC121971477 gene encoding ribokinase-like isoform X1: protein MKPSFLNPLQSLRSAPVLLPLLSRAQMSSSSRIPSPPDNGVVLGCGAVSVDFLATVAAFPKPDDKIRSVNLKVEGGGNTGNALTCAARLGLKPRVISKVADDPQGRSMLEELEADGVDTSFMVVGKEGNSPFTYVIVDNQTKTRTCIHTPGNPPLVPEELTHANLSSALDGANLVYFDGRLWETALVVAQEASRRKISMLIDAERPREGLNDLLNLATYVVCSEKFPQTWTNAPSTASALISMLLRLPNLKFVIVTLGEKGCIMLERSTNEASGQEEVVVESLLESLKTSMDASSLLPICISSKSSLRISANGIGAVSGRLLLGKAEVIPPSELVDTTGAGDAFIGAVLYAICAGMSPEKMIPFASQVAAAGCRALGARSGLPKRTNPRLAPFWL from the exons ATGAAGCCGTCCTTCCTCAACCCCTTGCAGTCTCTCCGCTCCGCCCCTgtccttctccctcttctctcgaG GGCGCAGATGTCTTCTTCCTCGCGGATCCCTTCGCCTCCTGACAATGGAGTCGTG TTGGGTTGTGGCGCCGTGTCGGTGGATTTCCTGGCGACGGTGGCTGCCTTCCCCAAGCCTGATGACAAGATCCGCAGCGTCAACCTCAAG GTAGAAGGAGGTGGAAATACTGGGAATGCCTTGACCTGTGCTGCACGTTTGGGTTTAAAACCCAGGGTAATTTCAAAG GTAGCTGATGACCCTCAAGGGAGGAGTATGCTTGAGGAGCTTGAAGCAGATGGAGTAGATACTTCCTTTATGGTG GTTGGAAAGGAAGGAAATTCTCCGTTCACCTATGTAATAGTTGACAACCAAAC GAAAACTCGTACGTGTATTCATACTCCTGGAAATCCTCCATTGGTTCCAGAAGAGCTTACGCATGCTAATTTATCATCTGCATTGGATGGTGCAAACCTTGTGTACTTTGATGGGAGGTTATGGGAAACTGCTTTAGTTGTTGCCCAAGAG GCAAGTAGAAGGAAAATTTCAATGTTAATTGACGCAGAAAGACCAAGGGAGGGATTAAATGATCTACTTAATTTGGCAACTTATGTTGTTTGCTCTGAAAAGTTTCCACAG ACGTGGACAAATGCCCCATCTACTGCAAGTGCATTGATATCCATGCTTCTAAGATTGCCTAATCTGAAATTTGTGATTGTGACCCTTGGAGAGAAGGGTTGTATAATGCTTGAAAGAAGTACAAATG AAGCTTCTGGGCAAGAGGAAGTAGTAGTTGAAAGTTTACTGGAATCACTAAAGACCAGCATGGATGCAAGTTCTCTTCTCCCAATATGCATATCATCAAAG TCTAGCTTGAGAATTAGTGCCAATGGAATTGGTGCAGTAAGTGGGAGGTTGCTTCTAGGAAAAGCAGAAGTCATCCCTCCATCAGAGCTGGTCGACACCACTGGTGCTGGGGATGCATTTATCGGAGCAGTTCTTTATG cCATATGTGCCGGCATGTCGCCCGAGAAGATGATTCCTTTCGCCTCACAAGTG GCTGCTGCTGGGTGCCGAGCTTTAGGCGCTAGAAGTGGCTTGCCTAAGCGCACAAATCCTAGATTAGCTCC
- the LOC121971477 gene encoding ribokinase-like isoform X4: MKPSFLNPLQSLRSAPVLLPLLSRAQMSSSSRIPSPPDNGVVLGCGAVSVDFLATVAAFPKPDDKIRSVNLKVADDPQGRSMLEELEADGVDTSFMVVGKEGNSPFTYVIVDNQTKTRTCIHTPGNPPLVPEELTHANLSSALDGANLVYFDGRLWETALVVAQEASRRKISMLIDAERPREGLNDLLNLATYVVCSEKFPQTWTNAPSTASALISMLLRLPNLKFVIVTLGEKGCIMLERSTNEASGQEEVVVESLLESLKTSMDASSLLPICISSKSSLRISANGIGAVSGRLLLGKAEVIPPSELVDTTGAGDAFIGAVLYAICAGMSPEKMIPFASQVAAAGCRALGARSGLPKRTNPRLAPFWL, encoded by the exons ATGAAGCCGTCCTTCCTCAACCCCTTGCAGTCTCTCCGCTCCGCCCCTgtccttctccctcttctctcgaG GGCGCAGATGTCTTCTTCCTCGCGGATCCCTTCGCCTCCTGACAATGGAGTCGTG TTGGGTTGTGGCGCCGTGTCGGTGGATTTCCTGGCGACGGTGGCTGCCTTCCCCAAGCCTGATGACAAGATCCGCAGCGTCAACCTCAAG GTAGCTGATGACCCTCAAGGGAGGAGTATGCTTGAGGAGCTTGAAGCAGATGGAGTAGATACTTCCTTTATGGTG GTTGGAAAGGAAGGAAATTCTCCGTTCACCTATGTAATAGTTGACAACCAAAC GAAAACTCGTACGTGTATTCATACTCCTGGAAATCCTCCATTGGTTCCAGAAGAGCTTACGCATGCTAATTTATCATCTGCATTGGATGGTGCAAACCTTGTGTACTTTGATGGGAGGTTATGGGAAACTGCTTTAGTTGTTGCCCAAGAG GCAAGTAGAAGGAAAATTTCAATGTTAATTGACGCAGAAAGACCAAGGGAGGGATTAAATGATCTACTTAATTTGGCAACTTATGTTGTTTGCTCTGAAAAGTTTCCACAG ACGTGGACAAATGCCCCATCTACTGCAAGTGCATTGATATCCATGCTTCTAAGATTGCCTAATCTGAAATTTGTGATTGTGACCCTTGGAGAGAAGGGTTGTATAATGCTTGAAAGAAGTACAAATG AAGCTTCTGGGCAAGAGGAAGTAGTAGTTGAAAGTTTACTGGAATCACTAAAGACCAGCATGGATGCAAGTTCTCTTCTCCCAATATGCATATCATCAAAG TCTAGCTTGAGAATTAGTGCCAATGGAATTGGTGCAGTAAGTGGGAGGTTGCTTCTAGGAAAAGCAGAAGTCATCCCTCCATCAGAGCTGGTCGACACCACTGGTGCTGGGGATGCATTTATCGGAGCAGTTCTTTATG cCATATGTGCCGGCATGTCGCCCGAGAAGATGATTCCTTTCGCCTCACAAGTG GCTGCTGCTGGGTGCCGAGCTTTAGGCGCTAGAAGTGGCTTGCCTAAGCGCACAAATCCTAGATTAGCTCC
- the LOC121971477 gene encoding ribokinase-like isoform X5 yields the protein MKPSFLNPLQSLRSAPVLLPLLSRAQMSSSSRIPSPPDNGVVLGCGAVSVDFLATVAAFPKPDDKIRSVNLKVEGGGNTGNALTCAARLGLKPRVISKVADDPQGRSMLEELEADGVDTSFMVVGKEGNSPFTYVIVDNQTKTRTCIHTPGNPPLVPEELTHANLSSALDGANLVYFDGRLWETALVVAQEASRRKISMLIDAERPREGLNDLLNLATYVVCSEKFPQTWTNAPSTASALISMLLRLPNLKFVIVTLGEKGCIMLERSTNEASGQEEVVVESLLESLKTSMDASSLLPICISSK from the exons ATGAAGCCGTCCTTCCTCAACCCCTTGCAGTCTCTCCGCTCCGCCCCTgtccttctccctcttctctcgaG GGCGCAGATGTCTTCTTCCTCGCGGATCCCTTCGCCTCCTGACAATGGAGTCGTG TTGGGTTGTGGCGCCGTGTCGGTGGATTTCCTGGCGACGGTGGCTGCCTTCCCCAAGCCTGATGACAAGATCCGCAGCGTCAACCTCAAG GTAGAAGGAGGTGGAAATACTGGGAATGCCTTGACCTGTGCTGCACGTTTGGGTTTAAAACCCAGGGTAATTTCAAAG GTAGCTGATGACCCTCAAGGGAGGAGTATGCTTGAGGAGCTTGAAGCAGATGGAGTAGATACTTCCTTTATGGTG GTTGGAAAGGAAGGAAATTCTCCGTTCACCTATGTAATAGTTGACAACCAAAC GAAAACTCGTACGTGTATTCATACTCCTGGAAATCCTCCATTGGTTCCAGAAGAGCTTACGCATGCTAATTTATCATCTGCATTGGATGGTGCAAACCTTGTGTACTTTGATGGGAGGTTATGGGAAACTGCTTTAGTTGTTGCCCAAGAG GCAAGTAGAAGGAAAATTTCAATGTTAATTGACGCAGAAAGACCAAGGGAGGGATTAAATGATCTACTTAATTTGGCAACTTATGTTGTTTGCTCTGAAAAGTTTCCACAG ACGTGGACAAATGCCCCATCTACTGCAAGTGCATTGATATCCATGCTTCTAAGATTGCCTAATCTGAAATTTGTGATTGTGACCCTTGGAGAGAAGGGTTGTATAATGCTTGAAAGAAGTACAAATG AAGCTTCTGGGCAAGAGGAAGTAGTAGTTGAAAGTTTACTGGAATCACTAAAGACCAGCATGGATGCAAGTTCTCTTCTCCCAATATGCATATCATCAAAG TGA
- the LOC121971477 gene encoding ribokinase-like isoform X3, whose product MSSSSRIPSPPDNGVVLGCGAVSVDFLATVAAFPKPDDKIRSVNLKVEGGGNTGNALTCAARLGLKPRVISKVADDPQGRSMLEELEADGVDTSFMVVGKEGNSPFTYVIVDNQTKTRTCIHTPGNPPLVPEELTHANLSSALDGANLVYFDGRLWETALVVAQEASRRKISMLIDAERPREGLNDLLNLATYVVCSEKFPQTWTNAPSTASALISMLLRLPNLKFVIVTLGEKGCIMLERSTNEASGQEEVVVESLLESLKTSMDASSLLPICISSKSSLRISANGIGAVSGRLLLGKAEVIPPSELVDTTGAGDAFIGAVLYAICAGMSPEKMIPFASQVAAAGCRALGARSGLPKRTNPRLAPFWL is encoded by the exons ATGTCTTCTTCCTCGCGGATCCCTTCGCCTCCTGACAATGGAGTCGTG TTGGGTTGTGGCGCCGTGTCGGTGGATTTCCTGGCGACGGTGGCTGCCTTCCCCAAGCCTGATGACAAGATCCGCAGCGTCAACCTCAAG GTAGAAGGAGGTGGAAATACTGGGAATGCCTTGACCTGTGCTGCACGTTTGGGTTTAAAACCCAGGGTAATTTCAAAG GTAGCTGATGACCCTCAAGGGAGGAGTATGCTTGAGGAGCTTGAAGCAGATGGAGTAGATACTTCCTTTATGGTG GTTGGAAAGGAAGGAAATTCTCCGTTCACCTATGTAATAGTTGACAACCAAAC GAAAACTCGTACGTGTATTCATACTCCTGGAAATCCTCCATTGGTTCCAGAAGAGCTTACGCATGCTAATTTATCATCTGCATTGGATGGTGCAAACCTTGTGTACTTTGATGGGAGGTTATGGGAAACTGCTTTAGTTGTTGCCCAAGAG GCAAGTAGAAGGAAAATTTCAATGTTAATTGACGCAGAAAGACCAAGGGAGGGATTAAATGATCTACTTAATTTGGCAACTTATGTTGTTTGCTCTGAAAAGTTTCCACAG ACGTGGACAAATGCCCCATCTACTGCAAGTGCATTGATATCCATGCTTCTAAGATTGCCTAATCTGAAATTTGTGATTGTGACCCTTGGAGAGAAGGGTTGTATAATGCTTGAAAGAAGTACAAATG AAGCTTCTGGGCAAGAGGAAGTAGTAGTTGAAAGTTTACTGGAATCACTAAAGACCAGCATGGATGCAAGTTCTCTTCTCCCAATATGCATATCATCAAAG TCTAGCTTGAGAATTAGTGCCAATGGAATTGGTGCAGTAAGTGGGAGGTTGCTTCTAGGAAAAGCAGAAGTCATCCCTCCATCAGAGCTGGTCGACACCACTGGTGCTGGGGATGCATTTATCGGAGCAGTTCTTTATG cCATATGTGCCGGCATGTCGCCCGAGAAGATGATTCCTTTCGCCTCACAAGTG GCTGCTGCTGGGTGCCGAGCTTTAGGCGCTAGAAGTGGCTTGCCTAAGCGCACAAATCCTAGATTAGCTCC